One segment of Methylotuvimicrobium sp. KM2 DNA contains the following:
- the recQ gene encoding DNA helicase RecQ, with amino-acid sequence MSTKPLDVLNTVFGYDRFRGQQQAVIDELLAGRDALVLMPTGGGKSLCYQIPSLLRPGVGIVISPLIALMQDQVSALHQLGVNAAFLNSTLTGEEARSIESRLRDDQLDLLYIAPERLNSARTLSLLDNLNIALFAIDEAHCVSQWGHDFRADYLQLSMLHERYPSIPRIALTATADERTRQEIISRLALDQARLFVSSFDRPNIRYRIVQKQNARQQLLQFIQREHLGDAGIVYCLSRKKVESTAEWLQSKGIRALPYHAGMDNEARQQHQHRFLMEEGLVIVATIAFGMGIDKPNVRFVAHLDLPKSIEAYYQETGRAGRDGLPADAWMAYGLQDVITLQQMLANSNADESHKRLEYHKLDAMLALCEEVGCRRRALLSYFGDRLAEDCGNCDTCLEPVKTWDGTVAAQQALSCIYRTGQRFGVNYLIDVLLGKETERLKHFGHDQQSTFGIGKDIDEKQWRSVFRQLVAKGLVTVDIEGHGSLRLDESCRTVLRGEQELMLRRDLSTESGKRSKGAVRQFQKEQDTLLWNALRTKRRELADEQDIPPYQIFHDATLMEMVESRPMSYQQFRSISGVGERKLELYGDDFLAVIQEFGTVSEALVSLSDSVSETVDLFRLGYDAEKIAKQRGFTMDTIYNHLAQVLEQGIVELAEVVALPEAEIHAIQDAILGMPDAQRNALKPIFEAFNGQYSYGVLRCVRAAMQLDDK; translated from the coding sequence ATGTCGACTAAGCCGCTCGATGTGCTGAATACGGTGTTCGGGTACGATCGTTTCAGGGGGCAACAACAGGCCGTGATCGATGAGTTGTTGGCCGGGCGCGATGCCTTGGTATTGATGCCGACCGGCGGCGGTAAGTCATTGTGTTATCAGATTCCATCATTGTTGCGGCCGGGCGTCGGTATTGTGATTTCGCCGTTGATCGCGTTGATGCAAGACCAGGTCAGTGCATTGCATCAACTGGGTGTCAATGCGGCCTTTTTGAATTCGACTTTGACCGGCGAAGAGGCGCGTTCTATCGAAAGCAGGCTGCGCGACGATCAACTGGACTTACTCTATATTGCGCCGGAGCGACTGAATTCGGCCCGTACGCTGTCGTTACTGGATAATCTGAATATTGCGCTATTTGCGATCGATGAGGCGCATTGCGTGTCGCAATGGGGGCACGATTTTCGCGCTGACTACCTGCAATTGTCGATGTTGCATGAGCGATATCCGAGTATTCCGCGTATTGCGTTGACCGCGACCGCCGACGAACGAACCCGTCAAGAAATCATCAGCCGGCTTGCACTCGACCAAGCGAGGCTGTTTGTCAGTAGTTTCGATCGACCGAATATTCGTTATCGTATCGTCCAAAAACAAAATGCCCGGCAGCAATTGTTGCAATTCATTCAACGCGAACATCTTGGCGATGCCGGTATCGTCTATTGCTTGTCGCGCAAGAAAGTCGAATCGACGGCCGAATGGCTGCAAAGTAAAGGTATTCGAGCACTGCCTTATCATGCCGGGATGGATAACGAGGCGAGGCAGCAGCATCAGCACCGGTTCTTGATGGAAGAAGGATTGGTTATCGTGGCGACGATCGCATTCGGCATGGGCATCGACAAACCCAATGTGCGTTTTGTCGCGCATCTCGATTTACCGAAAAGTATCGAAGCCTATTATCAGGAAACCGGACGCGCCGGGCGCGACGGCCTGCCGGCAGATGCCTGGATGGCGTACGGTCTGCAGGATGTGATCACGCTGCAGCAAATGTTGGCCAATTCCAATGCCGACGAAAGCCACAAACGTCTTGAATATCATAAACTCGATGCCATGTTGGCGCTTTGCGAAGAAGTCGGCTGCCGCCGCAGGGCTTTGTTGAGTTATTTCGGCGATCGATTGGCTGAAGATTGCGGTAATTGCGATACTTGTTTGGAACCGGTCAAGACTTGGGACGGCACGGTCGCCGCTCAGCAAGCTTTGTCGTGCATTTACCGGACCGGGCAGCGTTTCGGTGTCAATTATCTGATCGACGTATTGCTCGGCAAGGAGACCGAGCGGCTCAAGCATTTCGGTCACGATCAGCAGTCGACCTTCGGTATCGGTAAGGATATCGATGAAAAACAATGGCGTTCGGTCTTTCGGCAATTGGTCGCCAAAGGTTTGGTGACGGTCGATATCGAAGGTCACGGTTCGTTGCGCCTTGATGAATCTTGTCGCACGGTCCTGCGCGGCGAGCAGGAATTGATGCTACGCCGAGATCTGTCAACCGAATCCGGCAAGCGCTCGAAAGGCGCGGTTCGGCAATTTCAAAAAGAGCAGGACACCTTGCTGTGGAACGCGCTACGCACCAAACGCCGGGAGCTTGCCGATGAGCAGGACATTCCGCCGTATCAGATTTTTCACGATGCCACATTGATGGAGATGGTTGAAAGCCGGCCGATGAGTTATCAGCAATTCCGTTCAATATCGGGGGTTGGCGAACGTAAATTGGAGCTGTACGGCGACGATTTTCTAGCCGTGATTCAAGAGTTCGGAACCGTTTCGGAAGCCTTGGTTTCTTTGTCGGATTCGGTATCGGAGACCGTTGACCTGTTTCGACTGGGCTATGACGCCGAAAAAATTGCCAAGCAACGCGGCTTTACCATGGATACGATTTATAATCATTTGGCTCAGGTCCTGGAGCAAGGCATAGTTGAATTGGCCGAGGTGGTTGCTTTGCCCGAAGCTGAAATCCATGCGATTCAGGATGCCATATTAGGCATGCCGGATGCGCAAAGAAATGCTTTGAAACCGATTTTCGAAGCATTTAATGGGCAATATAGTTATGGCGTGTTGCGTTGCGTTCGTGCGGCAATGCAATTGGACGATAAATGA
- the yeiP gene encoding elongation factor P-like protein YeiP: MAKASDFKRGMVVEINGVPHVIKQIEVRSPSSRGATTLYKVRFNNLKTGQKLDETLKGDDFFKDADCVRVKVQFSYMDGENYVFMNMEDYSQYTVGADDLEEQKGYLTEGLEDIVALLFDDTVLGIELPSSVALEIVETAPEIKGATATGRTKPARLTTGLEVQVPEYLKTGEIIKINTVTGKFMSRA; this comes from the coding sequence GTGGCAAAGGCCAGTGATTTTAAGCGTGGAATGGTTGTCGAGATTAACGGTGTGCCGCATGTGATTAAGCAAATCGAGGTCAGAAGTCCGTCCTCGCGTGGCGCGACTACCTTGTATAAAGTCCGGTTCAATAATCTCAAGACCGGTCAAAAACTCGATGAAACCCTGAAAGGAGACGATTTTTTCAAGGATGCCGATTGCGTTCGCGTGAAAGTTCAGTTTTCTTATATGGATGGCGAAAATTACGTCTTCATGAACATGGAGGACTACAGTCAATACACAGTCGGCGCGGATGATTTGGAAGAACAGAAAGGTTACTTGACCGAAGGGCTCGAGGATATCGTTGCGTTGTTGTTCGACGATACCGTGCTGGGTATCGAGTTGCCGAGTTCTGTGGCTTTGGAGATCGTCGAAACCGCACCGGAAATCAAAGGCGCCACGGCAACCGGCAGAACTAAGCCGGCGCGATTGACGACCGGTTTGGAAGTACAGGTTCCGGAATATCTTAAAACCGGCGAAATAATCAAGATCAATACCGTTACCGGAAAATTTATGTCCAGGGCTTGA
- a CDS encoding NUDIX hydrolase has product MPKPITPLLAADALIQLIDRPGRPFVLIERANPPFGWAIPGGFVDIGETVEHAAIREAREETGLDVSLSALLGIYSNPQRDPRNHTVTAVYIAEATGTPKADDDAKNLDTFTFDTLPAELAFDHAQVLADYKRYLETGNPTPLRI; this is encoded by the coding sequence ATGCCGAAACCGATCACGCCGCTATTGGCCGCCGACGCCTTAATCCAATTAATCGACCGTCCGGGGCGCCCTTTCGTTCTGATCGAACGCGCCAATCCGCCGTTCGGCTGGGCCATTCCCGGTGGCTTTGTCGATATCGGCGAAACCGTTGAACATGCCGCCATCCGTGAGGCCCGCGAAGAAACCGGCCTCGATGTTTCCTTGAGCGCTCTACTAGGCATTTATTCAAACCCGCAACGCGACCCTCGCAATCATACCGTCACCGCGGTCTATATCGCCGAAGCTACGGGTACGCCGAAAGCCGATGACGACGCGAAAAACCTCGACACCTTCACCTTCGACACGCTACCGGCAGAATTGGCTTTCGATCATGCACAAGTGTTGGCCGACTATAAGCGCTATCTCGAAACCGGCAACCCTACCCCGCTTCGCATCTGA
- a CDS encoding CDP-archaeol synthase: MTEIVFYWQGVIHALLLLLVANGAPVVAYKLFGRRFAWPVDAGIILSDGRPLFGRSKTWRGILSSIGLVSAVSWSMGYGVTVGAAFGGLAMIGDLSASYIKRRQGMLESSRARGLDTIPESLLPVFVLKSQLALNRFDIAAVVLLFFTIEEFVSPILYRLHIRKHPY, from the coding sequence ATGACTGAAATTGTGTTTTACTGGCAAGGCGTGATTCATGCTTTACTATTATTGCTTGTTGCCAACGGCGCGCCGGTCGTTGCCTATAAACTGTTCGGGCGGCGTTTTGCTTGGCCCGTAGATGCAGGAATTATACTCTCCGACGGTCGACCGTTATTCGGACGTTCAAAGACTTGGCGCGGCATTTTGAGCTCGATTGGCTTAGTTTCCGCCGTATCTTGGTCAATGGGATATGGGGTGACGGTTGGCGCCGCGTTCGGCGGGTTGGCAATGATTGGCGATTTGTCGGCTAGTTATATCAAGCGGCGACAAGGAATGCTCGAAAGTAGTCGTGCCAGGGGGCTCGATACGATACCTGAATCGTTATTACCGGTGTTTGTCTTGAAGTCGCAGTTGGCATTGAATAGGTTCGATATCGCCGCAGTTGTCTTATTGTTTTTTACGATCGAAGAGTTCGTCTCGCCGATTTTATATCGCCTGCATATCCGTAAACATCCATACTAA
- a CDS encoding endonuclease/exonuclease/phosphatase family protein, translated as MSLKDNHLRVLTYNIHKGFNVGNRRFVLHQIREALIAADADLLFLQEMQGEHAHREKNIPDWPERSQFEFIAEGVWPYYAYGKNAIYNAGHHGNAILSKYPFESYENINVSPFPWASRSLLHGVVRLNADIQPLHIVCIHFGLTGKERRLQVAKLCERIDEHVPHDAPLIVAGDFNDWLGQAERYFYEHLDLKEVFRTTHGRYARTFPAWLPILPMDRIYFRGLVPVSCERLAHAPWHVLSDHSPLAATFEI; from the coding sequence ATGAGCTTGAAAGACAATCATTTGCGGGTTTTGACCTATAACATTCACAAAGGCTTCAATGTCGGCAATCGGCGCTTCGTTCTGCATCAAATCCGCGAGGCTTTGATTGCCGCGGATGCCGATTTATTGTTTTTGCAAGAAATGCAAGGTGAGCATGCGCACCGCGAAAAGAACATTCCGGATTGGCCCGAGCGTTCGCAGTTCGAATTCATCGCCGAAGGTGTTTGGCCTTATTACGCTTACGGCAAAAATGCGATCTACAATGCCGGTCATCATGGCAATGCTATTTTGAGCAAATATCCTTTCGAAAGTTACGAAAATATCAATGTGTCGCCGTTTCCGTGGGCTAGCCGAAGTTTGCTGCATGGCGTGGTTCGTTTGAATGCGGATATTCAACCATTGCATATCGTTTGTATTCATTTCGGACTAACCGGCAAGGAGCGCCGACTGCAAGTCGCTAAGCTTTGCGAAAGGATTGACGAGCATGTTCCGCACGATGCGCCGTTGATCGTGGCAGGGGATTTTAACGATTGGTTGGGTCAGGCCGAACGCTATTTTTACGAACACTTGGATCTCAAAGAGGTATTCAGAACCACGCATGGCCGCTATGCTCGAACGTTTCCGGCTTGGTTGCCTATCTTGCCGATGGATAGAATCTATTTTCGAGGTTTAGTACCGGTATCTTGCGAGCGTTTGGCTCATGCGCCTTGGCATGTATTATCCGATCATTCGCCGCTGGCGGCCACATTCGAAATATGA
- a CDS encoding CDP-alcohol phosphatidyltransferase family protein: MMQMLDPNETSKWTLPNLLTGFRFVAAPFLLWLAWNEYAVAFMILSAVAFLTDLLDGWTARLTGQVSEFGAVLDSWADVITYLTIALSCWWLWPEIVAREWFYVVLIVASCLLPSAAGLLKFGRFTSYHTWGVKLAAASMGGSLYLMFLSGPIWPFRVAAVICILAAFEEIVITLLLKSPSSDVRSLWHVVRKVNGER; encoded by the coding sequence ATGATGCAAATGCTCGATCCTAATGAAACTTCTAAATGGACTTTGCCGAATCTATTGACCGGTTTTCGTTTTGTTGCCGCGCCTTTTTTATTGTGGCTGGCCTGGAACGAATATGCTGTGGCCTTCATGATTTTATCGGCGGTCGCTTTCTTGACCGATCTTTTGGATGGTTGGACGGCTCGTTTAACCGGACAGGTTTCAGAATTCGGCGCGGTACTCGACAGTTGGGCCGATGTGATTACTTATTTGACGATCGCGTTGAGTTGTTGGTGGTTGTGGCCCGAAATCGTTGCGCGCGAATGGTTTTATGTCGTCTTGATTGTCGCCAGTTGCTTGCTGCCGTCGGCGGCAGGGCTCTTGAAATTCGGTCGGTTTACCAGCTATCACACTTGGGGCGTTAAATTAGCCGCCGCCTCGATGGGGGGAAGTTTATATCTGATGTTTCTGAGCGGGCCCATTTGGCCGTTTCGCGTCGCGGCGGTTATTTGTATTTTAGCGGCTTTCGAAGAGATCGTTATTACCTTGTTATTGAAAAGTCCTAGCTCCGACGTTCGCTCGCTTTGGCATGTGGTTCGGAAGGTGAATGGTGAAAGGTGA
- a CDS encoding motility protein A → MKQPVYMDFATIFGPFVALCAIAVAVLLDHGNPFSLINGPSIILVIGGTLGATMMAYPLKTFAMLPKYIWQSFRMEKPNPHAQINLFVKLADRARRGGLLALEEDMLKIKDPFIRNALMLVVDGIAPDEVRRVMENDNEMTSQRHQTGIAMMSTMAGVAPAMGMIGTVVGLIGVMGNLSDPSQLGPSIAVAFLTTLYGSLLGNLVFSPMGNKLKQKDKEEMFIREMIIEGILAVQESENPRIVRQKLESFLHPALRTHR, encoded by the coding sequence GTGAAACAACCTGTCTACATGGATTTTGCTACCATCTTCGGTCCATTTGTCGCCTTATGCGCGATTGCCGTCGCTGTATTGCTGGACCACGGAAACCCTTTTTCCTTAATCAACGGACCGTCGATCATTTTGGTCATCGGCGGTACGCTGGGTGCGACAATGATGGCTTACCCGCTAAAAACCTTCGCCATGTTGCCGAAATATATTTGGCAAAGCTTTAGAATGGAAAAGCCGAATCCGCATGCGCAAATTAATTTATTCGTTAAATTAGCCGACCGAGCTCGCCGAGGGGGCTTGCTGGCATTGGAAGAGGATATGCTTAAGATCAAGGACCCTTTCATTCGCAATGCGTTGATGTTGGTCGTCGACGGCATCGCGCCGGATGAAGTGCGACGAGTCATGGAAAACGATAATGAAATGACTTCGCAGCGCCATCAAACAGGTATTGCAATGATGTCGACAATGGCCGGCGTGGCGCCGGCCATGGGCATGATAGGAACCGTCGTCGGTCTAATCGGCGTTATGGGCAATTTGTCCGATCCTTCGCAATTAGGCCCTTCGATCGCGGTAGCGTTTTTAACGACGCTCTACGGTTCTTTATTAGGCAACTTGGTATTCAGTCCGATGGGCAATAAACTCAAACAAAAAGATAAAGAAGAAATGTTTATCCGAGAAATGATTATTGAGGGAATCTTAGCGGTGCAGGAAAGCGAGAACCCCCGCATCGTCCGACAAAAGCTCGAGTCCTTCCTCCATCCCGCTCTCAGAACCCATCGATAA